One part of the Methylobacterium terrae genome encodes these proteins:
- a CDS encoding branched-chain amino acid ABC transporter substrate-binding protein, with protein sequence MTPIRQALRGAVLIFSLCGPAVAQETVKIAFIDPLSGGGAPTGEAGLRHFQYMAEVLNARQKQFRFEVLAYDNKVNPQETLIAAQKGIDAGARVVVQGNGSSAAAALTDFVAKHNERNPNRQVIYINYSAVDPSLTNEKCNYWHFRFDANSDIKMEALTSFMKTRPEIKKVYLINQDYSFGQSVRSQARAMLKAKRPDIEIVGDEVTPLQKVNDFAPYVAKIRASGADAVITGNWAQDINLLLKAAAEAGLQAGFYTYYAGGTGGPTVVRQTGLAHRVFEVSQGAANEGDAAAQDFETAFRARTGIGSTYPRAFNAMNALLTAMQAAGSSEARKVAPKLEQARLKPHIGSEGYVRPDDHQYFQTMFVHSFGPMEPGMRFDEEGTGWGWKMIGRVETKDTLLPTTCRMDRPS encoded by the coding sequence ATGACGCCCATCCGCCAGGCGCTGCGCGGCGCCGTCCTCATCTTCAGCCTGTGCGGCCCCGCCGTCGCGCAGGAGACGGTGAAGATCGCCTTCATCGATCCGCTCTCGGGCGGCGGCGCGCCGACCGGCGAGGCGGGCCTGCGCCACTTCCAGTACATGGCCGAGGTGCTGAACGCCCGCCAGAAGCAGTTCCGCTTCGAGGTGCTGGCCTACGACAACAAGGTCAACCCGCAGGAGACCCTGATCGCCGCCCAGAAGGGCATCGATGCCGGGGCCCGGGTCGTGGTGCAGGGCAACGGCTCCTCGGCGGCCGCGGCCCTCACCGACTTCGTCGCCAAGCACAACGAGCGCAACCCGAATCGCCAGGTCATCTACATCAACTACTCGGCGGTCGACCCGTCGCTGACCAACGAGAAGTGCAACTACTGGCACTTCCGCTTCGATGCCAACTCGGACATCAAGATGGAGGCGCTGACGAGCTTCATGAAGACCAGGCCCGAGATCAAGAAGGTGTACCTGATCAACCAGGACTACTCGTTCGGCCAGTCGGTGCGGTCGCAGGCCCGCGCCATGCTGAAGGCGAAGCGGCCGGACATCGAGATCGTCGGCGACGAGGTGACGCCGCTGCAGAAGGTCAACGACTTCGCGCCCTACGTCGCCAAGATCCGCGCCTCGGGGGCGGATGCGGTCATCACGGGCAACTGGGCCCAGGACATCAACCTGCTGCTCAAGGCCGCCGCCGAGGCCGGGCTCCAGGCCGGCTTCTACACCTACTATGCCGGCGGCACCGGCGGGCCGACGGTGGTGCGCCAGACCGGGCTCGCCCACCGGGTGTTCGAGGTCTCGCAGGGCGCCGCCAACGAGGGCGATGCCGCCGCGCAGGATTTCGAGACCGCGTTCCGGGCCCGCACCGGCATCGGTTCGACCTATCCGCGCGCCTTCAACGCGATGAACGCGCTCCTGACCGCGATGCAGGCGGCCGGCTCGTCCGAGGCCCGCAAGGTGGCGCCCAAGCTCGAACAGGCCCGCCTCAAGCCGCATATCGGCAGCGAGGGCTACGTGCGGCCCGACGACCACCAGTACTTCCAGACGATGTTCGTCCACTCCTTCGGCCCGATGGAGCCCGGGATGCGCTTCGACGAGGAGGGGACCGGCTGGGGCTGGAAGATGATCGGCCGGGTCGAGACCAAGGACACGCTGCTGCCGACCACCTGCCGGATGGACCGGCCGAGCTGA
- a CDS encoding CinA family protein, which translates to MREVMDRAGRIAALLTARRETVAVAESSAGGLVSAALLAVPGASAYYLGGAVVYTAQAREALIGLDAAGMASLRSASEPYAERVAGLVRERHGAVWGLCETGAAGPRGNRYGDAAGHTCLAVAGPVTRRLTLETGHGDRAANMEAFAAAMLDAFLDALAEADRTP; encoded by the coding sequence TTGCGCGAGGTGATGGACAGGGCCGGGCGCATCGCCGCCCTGCTGACGGCCCGGCGGGAGACCGTCGCGGTGGCCGAATCCTCCGCGGGCGGCCTCGTCTCCGCGGCCCTGCTCGCGGTGCCGGGCGCCTCCGCCTACTATCTCGGCGGTGCGGTGGTCTACACGGCCCAGGCACGCGAAGCCCTGATCGGACTCGACGCGGCCGGCATGGCGTCCTTGCGCAGCGCCAGCGAACCCTACGCCGAGCGCGTCGCCGGCCTGGTGCGCGAGCGCCACGGCGCGGTCTGGGGCCTGTGCGAGACCGGCGCCGCGGGCCCCCGCGGCAACCGCTACGGCGACGCGGCCGGCCATACCTGCCTCGCCGTCGCCGGGCCCGTCACCCGCCGCCTGACCCTCGAGACCGGCCACGGCGACCGCGCCGCCAACATGGAGGCCTTCGCGGCCGCCATGCTCGACGCCTTCCTGGACGCACTCGCGGAGGCGGACCGGACCCCGTGA
- a CDS encoding NAD(P)/FAD-dependent oxidoreductase, whose protein sequence is MNWDGTIAIIGAGIAGAAAAHRLREAGRRVVVLDKGRGPGGRMATRRGPGEFRFDHGAQYFTARDPRFRAQVADWTTRGVAAPWGGADRFVGTPGMTAPVRDLLDGTDLRCGRAVGRLVREGRDWRLAEADGTALADGEAFSAVLLTCPSPQSLALLAGAGEDLPGVAEVAYAPCWTLMLAHDGPPLSSGAPVRENRDPDAAVAWIAQNGSKPGRAGAGTLVAHASASWSRANLECEADDVAERLVAALRDLVPLGEIRHRAAHRWRYAAVERAVGEPCLFAPETGLGFAGDGCLGPRVEFAYLSGLALAGRVLGEAA, encoded by the coding sequence GTGAACTGGGACGGGACCATCGCGATCATCGGGGCGGGCATCGCCGGCGCCGCCGCGGCGCACCGTCTGCGCGAGGCCGGCCGGCGCGTCGTCGTGCTCGACAAGGGCCGGGGCCCCGGCGGCCGGATGGCGACGCGGCGCGGCCCGGGCGAGTTCCGCTTCGATCACGGCGCACAATATTTCACCGCCCGCGACCCCCGCTTCCGGGCGCAGGTCGCGGACTGGACGACGCGGGGCGTCGCGGCCCCCTGGGGCGGGGCCGACCGCTTCGTCGGCACCCCCGGCATGACCGCGCCGGTGCGCGACCTCCTCGACGGCACCGATCTTCGCTGCGGGCGCGCCGTCGGCCGTCTGGTGCGGGAGGGACGGGACTGGCGCCTCGCGGAGGCCGACGGGACGGCCCTCGCGGACGGGGAGGCGTTCTCGGCCGTCCTCCTGACCTGCCCCTCGCCTCAGAGCCTCGCGCTGCTGGCGGGCGCCGGCGAGGATCTGCCGGGCGTGGCGGAGGTGGCCTATGCCCCGTGCTGGACCCTGATGCTGGCGCATGACGGGCCTCCCCTCTCCTCCGGCGCGCCCGTGCGGGAGAATCGCGATCCGGATGCCGCGGTCGCCTGGATCGCGCAGAACGGCAGCAAGCCGGGGCGCGCGGGCGCCGGCACCCTGGTGGCCCATGCCTCGGCGTCCTGGTCGCGCGCCAACCTCGAATGCGAGGCGGACGACGTCGCCGAGCGCCTGGTCGCGGCCCTGCGGGATCTCGTCCCGCTCGGGGAGATCCGCCACCGCGCCGCCCATCGCTGGCGCTACGCCGCGGTCGAGCGGGCCGTGGGCGAGCCCTGCCTGTTCGCGCCCGAGACCGGCCTCGGCTTTGCCGGCGACGGCTGCCTCGGGCCGCGGGTGGAGTTCGCCTATCTCAGCGGCCTCGCGCTGGCCGGGCGGGTGCTCGGGGAGGCGGCGTGA
- a CDS encoding glutaminase encodes MPNLETVVSEIVDEMRQRPDRGEVARYIPELARVDPGHFGLAVIGADGTVAAAGDCDVPFSIQSISKVFTLTLALGMAGDKLWRRVGREPSGSPFNSVVQLEYERGIPRNPFINAGAIAVTDLILSGHQPREALGEILRFMQSLAQDTSITIDEAVAASEQRTGFRNVALANYMKSFGVIDNPVEYTLGVYFHHCAISMTCRQLAAAGRFLAHSGRDPSTGLSVVQAERAKRINAVMLTCGHYDGSGEFAYRVGLPGKSGVGGGILAVAPGRASIAVWAPGLDAAGNSHLGRIALERLTRRLGWSIFGE; translated from the coding sequence GTGCCGAACCTCGAGACCGTCGTGAGCGAGATCGTCGACGAGATGCGCCAGCGTCCCGATCGCGGCGAGGTGGCGCGCTACATCCCGGAACTCGCCCGGGTCGATCCCGGCCATTTCGGCCTCGCGGTGATCGGCGCCGACGGAACGGTCGCGGCGGCGGGCGATTGCGACGTCCCGTTCTCGATCCAGAGCATCTCGAAGGTGTTCACCCTGACGCTGGCGCTCGGCATGGCCGGCGACAAGCTGTGGCGGCGGGTCGGGCGCGAGCCCTCGGGGAGCCCGTTCAACTCGGTCGTGCAGCTCGAATACGAGCGCGGCATCCCGCGCAACCCGTTCATCAATGCGGGCGCGATCGCCGTCACCGACCTGATCCTGTCGGGCCACCAGCCGCGCGAGGCGCTGGGCGAGATCCTGCGCTTCATGCAGTCCCTGGCGCAGGACACCTCGATCACCATCGACGAGGCGGTCGCGGCCTCCGAGCAGCGCACGGGATTCCGCAACGTCGCGCTCGCCAACTACATGAAGTCGTTCGGGGTGATCGACAACCCGGTCGAGTACACGCTCGGCGTCTATTTCCACCACTGCGCCATCAGCATGACCTGCCGGCAGCTCGCGGCGGCGGGCCGGTTCCTGGCCCATTCGGGGCGCGACCCCAGCACCGGCCTGTCGGTGGTGCAGGCCGAGCGGGCCAAGCGCATCAACGCCGTCATGCTGACCTGCGGCCATTACGACGGCTCGGGCGAGTTCGCCTACCGGGTCGGGCTGCCGGGCAAGAGCGGCGTCGGCGGCGGCATCCTGGCGGTGGCGCCGGGGCGTGCCTCGATCGCCGTCTGGGCGCCGGGGCTCGACGCCGCCGGCAATTCCCATCTCGGCCGCATCGCCCTGGAGCGGCTGACGCGGCGCCTCGGCTGGTCGATCTTCGGCGAGTAG
- a CDS encoding DUF2735 domain-containing protein, which yields MSTTGPRTTAKIYAFPAGGRSRGGRNDWTAQSPAARERAPEIMPASGGYHDEAIREERSRKP from the coding sequence ATGAGCACCACAGGCCCACGCACCACCGCGAAGATCTACGCCTTCCCGGCCGGCGGCCGCAGCCGCGGCGGCCGCAACGACTGGACGGCGCAGAGCCCGGCCGCGCGGGAGCGCGCACCCGAGATCATGCCGGCGAGCGGCGGCTACCACGACGAGGCGATCCGCGAGGAGCGCTCGCGCAAGCCGTAG
- a CDS encoding glutamine synthetase beta-grasp domain-containing protein — translation MTKYKLEYIWLDGYAPTPNLRGKTQIKAFDSFPTLEQLPLWGFDGSSTKQAEGSSSDCVLKPVRHFPDPARTNGVLVLCEVMMPDGKTPHPSNKRATILDDEGAWFGFEQEYFFYKNGRPLGFPETGFPAPQGPYYTGVGYSNVGSVARQIVEEHLDLCLAAGINHEGINAEVAKGQWEFQIFGKGSKRAADEMWMARYLMQRLCEKYEIDIEYHCKPLGDTDWNGSGMHANFSTSYMREVGGKDYFEKLMAAFGDAREDHIAVYGPDNHMRLTGKHETASIHTFSWGVADRGASIRVPHSFVNNGYKGYLEDRRPNSMGDPYQIASQILKTIATVPTEVSAAA, via the coding sequence ATGACCAAATACAAGCTCGAGTATATTTGGCTCGACGGCTATGCGCCGACCCCGAACCTTCGCGGCAAGACCCAGATCAAGGCCTTCGACAGCTTCCCGACCCTCGAGCAGCTCCCGCTCTGGGGCTTCGACGGCAGCTCGACGAAGCAGGCCGAGGGCAGCTCCTCGGATTGCGTGCTGAAGCCCGTCCGCCACTTCCCCGACCCGGCCCGCACCAACGGCGTCCTGGTCCTGTGCGAAGTCATGATGCCGGACGGCAAGACCCCGCACCCGTCGAACAAGCGCGCCACCATCCTGGATGACGAAGGCGCCTGGTTCGGCTTCGAGCAGGAATACTTCTTCTACAAGAACGGCCGCCCGCTCGGCTTCCCCGAGACCGGCTTCCCGGCGCCGCAGGGCCCGTACTACACCGGCGTCGGCTACTCGAACGTCGGCTCCGTCGCCCGCCAGATCGTCGAGGAGCACCTCGACCTCTGCCTCGCCGCCGGCATCAACCACGAGGGCATCAACGCCGAGGTGGCGAAGGGCCAGTGGGAGTTCCAGATCTTCGGCAAGGGCTCCAAGCGGGCCGCCGACGAGATGTGGATGGCGCGCTACCTGATGCAGCGCCTGTGCGAGAAGTACGAGATCGACATCGAGTACCACTGCAAGCCGCTCGGCGACACCGACTGGAACGGGTCGGGCATGCACGCCAACTTCTCGACCTCGTACATGCGCGAAGTCGGCGGCAAGGACTACTTCGAGAAGCTGATGGCGGCCTTCGGCGATGCCCGCGAGGACCACATCGCCGTCTACGGCCCGGACAACCACATGCGGCTGACCGGCAAGCACGAGACCGCCTCGATCCACACCTTCAGCTGGGGCGTGGCCGACCGCGGCGCCTCGATCCGGGTGCCCCACAGCTTCGTCAACAACGGCTACAAGGGCTACCTCGAGGATCGCCGCCCGAACTCGATGGGCGACCCCTACCAGATCGCCTCGCAGATCCTGAAGACCATCGCGACCGTCCCGACCGAGGTCTCGGCCGCGGCCTGA